A genomic window from Cumulibacter soli includes:
- a CDS encoding NAD(P)-dependent alcohol dehydrogenase yields MKACQYVEIGAAPKVTDIPKPEPGPGQVLLKVSAAGACHSDEFIMSLPAEQYAYGLPLTLGHEGAGEIAELGDGVEGWELGESVAVYGPWGCGTCHACAQGKENYCRYAAERNIRPPGLGNPGAMAEYMIVNDQRHLVRLGDLDPVQNVALTDAGLTPYHAIRTSLPKLLPGRVAVVIGAGGLGHMAVQILKALTAATVVALDLKEDARQLALDVGADYALPSERASVDEIRKISGGLGATAVFDCVGADATLALAGKMVHEEADIAVVGLGGGSLPVGFLFPPHETRVWSPYWGSRSELEEVLDLARLGAIHVETESFTLDEAPTVYERMHAGTLRGRGIVVP; encoded by the coding sequence ATGAAGGCATGTCAGTACGTCGAGATCGGCGCGGCCCCCAAAGTCACCGATATCCCCAAACCCGAACCTGGGCCAGGACAGGTGCTGTTGAAAGTATCCGCGGCAGGGGCCTGCCACTCTGACGAGTTCATCATGTCGCTGCCTGCCGAGCAGTACGCGTACGGCCTGCCGCTCACGCTCGGTCACGAAGGCGCCGGCGAGATCGCCGAGCTGGGTGACGGCGTCGAGGGATGGGAACTCGGGGAGAGCGTCGCGGTCTACGGTCCGTGGGGCTGCGGGACCTGTCATGCCTGCGCGCAGGGTAAGGAGAACTACTGCCGGTATGCCGCCGAGCGCAACATTCGCCCGCCCGGCCTCGGGAACCCGGGCGCGATGGCCGAGTACATGATCGTGAACGATCAGCGCCATCTGGTGCGCCTGGGCGACCTCGACCCGGTGCAGAACGTCGCGCTCACCGACGCCGGACTGACGCCGTACCACGCAATCAGGACGTCGCTGCCGAAGTTGCTGCCGGGCAGGGTTGCGGTCGTCATCGGTGCAGGCGGGCTCGGGCATATGGCGGTCCAGATCTTGAAGGCGCTGACCGCGGCGACGGTCGTCGCGTTGGACCTGAAGGAGGACGCGCGGCAGTTAGCTCTGGATGTCGGCGCGGACTATGCGCTGCCATCCGAGCGCGCGTCGGTGGACGAGATCCGCAAGATTTCCGGTGGCCTTGGTGCAACCGCGGTCTTCGACTGCGTCGGTGCGGACGCGACGTTGGCGCTCGCGGGGAAGATGGTGCACGAGGAGGCGGACATCGCCGTCGTCGGGTTGGGCGGCGGCTCGCTCCCGGTAGGTTTCCTCTTCCCGCCGCATGAGACGCGGGTCTGGTCGCCGTACTGGGGAAGCCGCTCGGAATTAGAAGAGGTGCTGGACCTGGCGCGCCTCGGGGCGATCCACGTCGAGACCGAATCGTTCACGCTCGATGAAGCGCCGACGGTGTACGAGCGGATGCACGCGGGCACGCTGCGCGGCCGCGGAATCGTCGTGCCCTAA
- a CDS encoding MBL fold metallo-hydrolase, which translates to MIWICATCAVETAVAPQPPSLCAICEDDRQWVPADGQIWTSVAELASSGTRIVTHEIEPGLLGLRAEPRVGIGQCGMVARTPSGTVLFDPPGYIDDAAVARVQAFGRPLAIAVSHPHMYGVMTQWAEALDVPIHVPRADEFWPRRRERIQWYDDSHVIAPGLTLYRVGGHFAGSAVLEWSLGAAGYGVLLAGDAIFPNPDHATVSFLRSYPNRLPLSGTVALRIADRVAALSFDRLYNNFGNVVLRNAKEVVYASARRHAEWCNGEHDDETW; encoded by the coding sequence ATGATCTGGATCTGCGCAACCTGCGCCGTGGAGACCGCCGTCGCGCCACAACCGCCGTCGTTGTGCGCGATCTGTGAGGATGACCGTCAATGGGTGCCCGCCGACGGGCAAATCTGGACGTCCGTCGCCGAGCTGGCGAGTTCCGGAACGAGGATCGTCACCCACGAGATCGAGCCCGGCCTGCTAGGGCTGAGGGCAGAGCCGCGGGTAGGTATCGGGCAGTGCGGGATGGTGGCGCGTACGCCGTCCGGCACGGTGCTATTCGATCCGCCGGGTTACATCGACGACGCTGCGGTGGCGCGGGTACAGGCGTTCGGGCGGCCGCTAGCGATCGCGGTCAGCCACCCCCACATGTACGGCGTAATGACGCAGTGGGCCGAAGCGCTCGACGTACCGATTCACGTACCGCGGGCCGACGAGTTTTGGCCGCGAAGGCGGGAGCGCATCCAGTGGTACGACGATTCGCACGTCATCGCGCCGGGACTCACCCTCTATCGCGTCGGTGGACACTTCGCCGGAAGCGCTGTACTGGAGTGGTCGCTCGGCGCGGCCGGGTACGGCGTACTGCTCGCCGGTGACGCGATCTTCCCCAATCCCGACCACGCGACCGTCAGTTTCTTGCGGTCGTACCCGAACCGATTACCGCTGTCCGGCACAGTGGCATTGCGAATCGCCGACCGGGTGGCGGCGCTGAGCTTCGATCGGCTCTACAACAACTTCGGCAATGTCGTGCTACGGAATGCGAAGGAGGTCGTTTACGCCTCGGCGCGAAGGCACGCCGAGTGGTGCAACGGTGAGCACGATGATGAAACCTGGTAG